In one window of Gemmatimonas sp. UBA7669 DNA:
- a CDS encoding roadblock/LC7 domain-containing protein, producing the protein MPTIRDLVTALRRRDGVDAAIVLGRDGLLIDGASSAPLDPEGLAVHVPPLVHAAQELGVFAQRGTLGLTVLEYDRGPVVVAPLSSDAYLLVALQPSANLAALLFELRRHRSQISALV; encoded by the coding sequence ATGCCCACCATTCGCGATCTTGTCACCGCCCTGCGTCGCCGCGACGGGGTGGACGCTGCCATCGTGCTGGGTCGCGATGGCCTGTTGATCGACGGGGCCAGCTCGGCCCCGCTCGATCCCGAGGGCCTCGCGGTCCATGTGCCGCCCCTGGTGCACGCCGCGCAAGAGCTGGGCGTGTTTGCGCAGCGTGGCACGTTGGGACTGACCGTCCTGGAATACGACCGCGGCCCGGTGGTCGTGGCGCCCCTGTCCAGCGACGCCTACCTGCTCGTGGCCCTGCAACCCTCCGCCAATCTGGCTGCCCTGCTCTTCGAGTTGCGTCGCCATCGTTCGCAGATTTCCGCCCTCGTCTGA